One Kitasatospora sp. NBC_01287 DNA window includes the following coding sequences:
- a CDS encoding C40 family peptidase has translation MVLRKGVRAAVAGGAVGFGFLLLIGAGTYAASGLGQAPGSSAALAPGTVPAAYQGLIQQWGAKCPEISPPMLAAQLYQESGFDPSARSGVGALGLAQFMPGTWAEYAVDGDGDGKKDVWDPADAIASAATYDCDLAHDVADIPGDRQANMLAAYNGGEDNVRKYQGIPPFAETQGYVRSIQALMQSFSAPTSTVAVSPQASGAIYFAQTKLGTPYQWGGEGLASQNYEFDCSGLTQAAYLSVGITLPRVANDQWYAGQHPSRDQLRPGDLVFFANDLTDPRSIHHVGIYVGGGYMIDAPHTGAVVRYDSIDQKDYIGATRVTQDGAAALPVRDNSGNGNITGGSDPGATAPGQQQSTTPTPAPSTPPAGTPPAAAALPAPDATVRTGKQA, from the coding sequence ATGGTACTCCGGAAAGGCGTCCGAGCGGCGGTCGCGGGTGGAGCTGTTGGTTTCGGCTTCCTGCTGCTGATCGGCGCCGGAACCTATGCGGCCAGCGGCCTCGGACAGGCCCCGGGCAGCAGCGCGGCGCTCGCGCCCGGCACGGTGCCGGCCGCCTATCAGGGCCTGATCCAGCAGTGGGGCGCCAAGTGTCCGGAGATCTCGCCGCCGATGCTGGCCGCCCAGCTCTACCAGGAGAGCGGCTTCGATCCGTCAGCGCGCAGCGGGGTGGGAGCCCTTGGCCTGGCCCAGTTCATGCCGGGCACCTGGGCCGAGTACGCGGTGGACGGCGACGGCGACGGCAAGAAGGACGTCTGGGACCCGGCCGACGCGATCGCCTCCGCCGCCACCTACGACTGCGACCTCGCCCACGACGTCGCCGACATCCCGGGCGACCGCCAGGCCAACATGCTCGCCGCCTACAACGGCGGCGAGGACAACGTCCGCAAGTACCAGGGCATCCCGCCCTTCGCCGAGACCCAGGGCTACGTCCGCTCGATCCAGGCCCTCATGCAGAGCTTCAGCGCGCCGACCAGCACCGTGGCCGTCTCCCCGCAGGCCTCCGGCGCCATCTACTTCGCCCAGACCAAGCTCGGCACCCCCTACCAGTGGGGCGGTGAGGGCCTGGCCTCGCAGAACTACGAGTTCGACTGCTCCGGCCTGACCCAGGCCGCCTACCTCTCGGTCGGCATCACCCTGCCCCGGGTGGCCAACGACCAGTGGTACGCCGGCCAGCACCCCTCACGCGACCAACTGCGCCCCGGCGACCTGGTCTTCTTCGCCAACGACCTGACCGACCCGCGCAGCATCCACCACGTCGGCATCTACGTCGGCGGCGGCTACATGATCGACGCCCCGCACACCGGCGCGGTGGTCCGCTACGACTCCATCGACCAGAAGGACTACATCGGCGCCACCCGGGTCACCCAGGACGGCGCGGCGGCGCTGCCGGTGCGCGACAACAGCGGCAACGGCAACATCACCGGCGGCTCCGACCCCGGTGCCACCGCCCCCGGCCAGCAGCAGAGCACCACGCCGACCCCCGCCCCCTCGACCCCGCCGGCCGGCACACCACCGGCCGCCGCCGCGCTGCCGGCGCCCGACGCCACCGTCAGGACGGGCAAGCAGGCCTGA
- a CDS encoding phosphatase PAP2 family protein codes for MSTLSADTTNPDLELLYTVNGWAKGSPAWLDTLVSWIGEYGILLGLVALCAAAWLRARRRPNAPVAVAGVLWAPLAMALAELANLPISAIVGRPRPFVNHPGLDVLVAGKAGTYSFVSDHATMSMAVAVALFLVDRRLGALAGSLAALQGFCRIFMGVHYPTDVLGGYALATAVVLLLAPLAMSVLVPLCHALARTTAAPLITAGPAGTPRGGRRRRGGTGGGRSLPEPEHAAPADSDLAA; via the coding sequence GTGTCGACGCTGTCGGCCGACACCACCAACCCCGACCTCGAACTGCTCTACACGGTCAACGGCTGGGCCAAGGGTTCCCCCGCCTGGCTCGACACGCTGGTCTCCTGGATCGGCGAGTACGGCATCCTGCTCGGCCTGGTCGCACTCTGCGCCGCGGCCTGGCTGCGGGCCCGCCGCAGACCCAACGCACCGGTGGCGGTGGCCGGGGTGCTCTGGGCCCCGCTGGCGATGGCGCTGGCGGAGCTGGCCAACCTGCCGATCTCGGCGATCGTGGGCCGGCCGCGCCCCTTCGTGAACCACCCGGGGCTGGACGTCCTGGTGGCCGGCAAGGCCGGCACCTACTCCTTCGTCAGCGACCACGCGACCATGTCGATGGCGGTGGCCGTGGCGCTCTTCCTGGTCGACCGCCGGCTGGGCGCGCTGGCCGGCTCGCTGGCCGCGCTCCAGGGCTTCTGCCGGATCTTCATGGGCGTGCACTACCCGACCGACGTGCTCGGCGGCTACGCGCTGGCCACCGCGGTGGTGCTGCTGCTGGCCCCGCTCGCGATGTCCGTGCTGGTGCCGCTCTGCCACGCCCTGGCCCGCACTACGGCCGCACCGCTGATCACCGCGGGGCCGGCCGGCACCCCGCGCGGCGGGCGCCGCCGGCGCGGCGGGACGGGCGGCGGCCGCTCGCTGCCGGAGCCGGAGCACGCCGCCCCCGCCGACTCGGACCTCGCCGCCTGA
- a CDS encoding metal-sensitive transcriptional regulator: protein MSTSSSTDSNAAAPAGHGPHGYSAHKADHLKRLRRIEGQARGLQRMVEEDVYCIDILTQVSASTKALQSFALSLLEEHIKHCVAAAVEEGGEAMDDKVAEAMAAISRLLRS from the coding sequence ATGAGCACCAGCAGCAGCACGGACAGCAACGCCGCCGCGCCCGCCGGCCACGGCCCGCACGGGTACAGCGCGCACAAGGCGGACCACCTCAAGCGGCTGCGCCGGATCGAGGGTCAGGCCCGGGGCCTGCAGCGGATGGTGGAGGAGGACGTCTACTGCATCGACATCCTCACCCAGGTCTCGGCCAGCACCAAGGCGCTGCAGTCCTTCGCGCTCTCCCTGCTCGAAGAGCACATCAAGCACTGCGTGGCGGCCGCCGTCGAGGAGGGCGGCGAGGCGATGGACGACAAGGTGGCCGAGGCGATGGCCGCGATCAGCCGGCTGCTGCGGAGCTGA
- a CDS encoding DUF47 domain-containing protein, producing MRFSLTPKETSFYDMFAAAAENLVVGSKLLLELLGSDVSSRAEIVERMRAAEHAGDDTTHAIFHQLNSSFITPFDREDIYNLASSLDDIMDFMEEAVDLVVLYDIQTLPRGVEQQIEVLARAAELTAEAMPNLRSLSHLTEYWIEINRLENQADQIHRKLLAHLFSGQYEAIEVLKLKQVVDVLEEAADAFEHVANTVETIAVKES from the coding sequence GTGCGTTTTAGCCTGACCCCGAAGGAGACGAGCTTCTACGACATGTTCGCCGCGGCCGCGGAGAACCTGGTCGTCGGATCGAAGCTCCTGCTGGAACTGCTGGGCTCAGACGTGTCGTCCCGTGCGGAGATCGTCGAGCGCATGCGCGCCGCCGAGCACGCCGGCGACGACACCACCCATGCGATCTTCCACCAGCTCAACTCCTCCTTCATCACGCCGTTCGACCGCGAGGACATCTACAACCTGGCCTCCTCGCTGGACGACATCATGGACTTCATGGAGGAGGCCGTCGACCTGGTCGTCCTCTACGACATCCAGACCCTCCCGCGCGGGGTCGAGCAGCAGATCGAGGTGCTGGCCCGGGCCGCGGAACTGACCGCCGAGGCGATGCCGAACCTGCGCAGCCTCTCGCACCTGACCGAGTACTGGATCGAGATCAACCGGCTGGAGAACCAGGCCGACCAGATCCACCGCAAGCTGCTCGCCCACCTCTTCAGCGGCCAGTACGAGGCGATCGAGGTGCTCAAGCTCAAGCAGGTGGTGGACGTGCTGGAAGAGGCGGCCGACGCGTTCGAGCACGTCGCCAACACGGTGGAGACCATCGCCGTCAAGGAGTCCTGA
- a CDS encoding inorganic phosphate transporter yields MDMAALICVIGVAFFFTYTNGFHDSANAIATSVSTRALTPRAALAMAAVMNLAGAFLGSGVAQTVSKGLIDTPQGSKGMTVLFGALVGAIAWNLVTWYFGLPSSSSHALFGGLVGAALAAGTGVIWSGVIDKVIIPMLLSPVVGLVFGYLAMLAILWLFRRANPHRAKRNFRVAQTASAAAMALAHGLQDAQKTMGIVVMALTISGHQSGSGIPIWVKVSCATMLSLGTYAGGWRIMRTLGRKIIELDPPQGFAAESTSATIMYVTSYVFKAPISTTHVITSAIMGVGATKRIRAVRWGVAKNIVLGWFITMPAAALVAAGAYALTDLVVG; encoded by the coding sequence GTGGACATGGCAGCACTCATCTGCGTCATCGGCGTGGCGTTCTTCTTCACCTACACCAACGGCTTCCACGACTCGGCGAACGCGATCGCCACCTCGGTCTCCACCCGGGCGCTCACTCCCAGGGCCGCCCTGGCGATGGCCGCGGTGATGAACCTGGCCGGTGCCTTCCTCGGCAGCGGCGTGGCGCAGACCGTCTCCAAGGGGCTGATCGACACCCCCCAGGGCAGCAAGGGGATGACCGTCCTCTTCGGCGCCCTGGTCGGCGCGATCGCCTGGAACCTGGTCACCTGGTACTTCGGCCTGCCGTCCTCCTCCTCGCACGCGCTCTTCGGCGGCCTGGTCGGCGCGGCCCTCGCGGCCGGCACCGGGGTGATCTGGAGCGGGGTGATCGACAAGGTCATCATCCCGATGCTGCTCTCGCCGGTCGTCGGCCTGGTCTTCGGCTACCTGGCGATGCTGGCCATCCTCTGGCTCTTCCGCCGGGCCAACCCGCACCGCGCCAAGCGCAACTTCCGGGTCGCGCAGACCGCCTCGGCCGCCGCGATGGCGCTGGCCCACGGCCTGCAGGACGCCCAGAAGACGATGGGCATCGTGGTGATGGCGCTGACCATCTCGGGCCACCAGAGCGGCAGCGGCATCCCGATCTGGGTCAAGGTCTCCTGCGCCACCATGCTCTCGCTGGGCACCTACGCGGGCGGCTGGCGGATCATGCGGACGCTGGGCCGCAAGATCATCGAGCTGGACCCGCCGCAGGGCTTCGCCGCCGAGTCCACCTCCGCGACGATCATGTACGTGACCTCGTACGTCTTCAAGGCGCCGATCTCCACCACCCACGTGATCACCTCGGCGATCATGGGCGTGGGGGCGACCAAGCGGATCCGCGCGGTGCGCTGGGGCGTGGCCAAGAACATCGTGCTGGGCTGGTTCATCACGATGCCCGCCGCGGCCCTGGTCGCCGCCGGTGCCTACGCCCTGACCGACCTGGTCGTCGGCTGA
- the pstB gene encoding phosphate ABC transporter ATP-binding protein PstB: MAKRIDVSGLSAYYGGTKAIEDISMTVEPRSVTAFIGPSGCGKSTFLRTLNRMHEVIPGARVEGKVLLDDENLYGASVDPVAVRRTVGMVFQRPNPFPTMSIYENVVAGLKLAGVRKRSVLDGVVENSLKGANLWNEVKDRLNKPGAGLSGGQQQRLCIARAIAVEPQVLLMDEPCSALDPISTLAIEDLIGELKERFTIVIVTHNMQQAARVSDRTAFFNLAGVGQPGKLIELDDTQRIFSNPSVQATEDYISGRFG, translated from the coding sequence ATGGCTAAGCGCATCGACGTCAGCGGACTGTCGGCCTACTACGGGGGCACCAAGGCCATCGAGGACATCTCGATGACCGTCGAACCCCGCTCGGTGACCGCCTTCATCGGCCCCTCCGGCTGCGGCAAGTCCACTTTCCTGCGCACCCTCAACCGGATGCACGAGGTGATCCCGGGCGCCCGGGTCGAGGGCAAGGTCCTGCTGGACGACGAGAACCTCTACGGCGCGAGCGTCGACCCGGTGGCGGTGCGCCGCACCGTCGGGATGGTCTTCCAGCGGCCGAACCCGTTCCCGACCATGTCGATCTACGAGAACGTGGTCGCGGGGCTGAAGCTCGCGGGTGTGCGGAAGCGCTCGGTGCTGGACGGCGTGGTGGAGAACTCGCTCAAGGGCGCCAACCTGTGGAACGAGGTCAAGGACCGGCTGAACAAGCCGGGTGCCGGCCTCTCCGGTGGCCAGCAGCAGCGGCTCTGCATCGCCCGCGCGATCGCGGTCGAGCCCCAGGTGCTGCTGATGGACGAGCCCTGCTCGGCGCTTGACCCGATCTCCACGCTGGCGATCGAGGACCTGATCGGCGAGCTCAAGGAGCGGTTCACGATCGTCATCGTGACCCACAACATGCAGCAGGCGGCGCGCGTCTCCGACCGCACCGCCTTCTTCAACCTGGCCGGGGTCGGCCAGCCGGGCAAGCTGATCGAGCTGGACGACACCCAGCGGATCTTCTCCAACCCGTCGGTGCAGGCGACCGAGGACTACATCTCGGGCCGCTTCGGTTAA
- the pstA gene encoding phosphate ABC transporter permease PstA, translating to MTTATSTADRSPVSALNHTLTAARLPKWAPAAIAALAIVLGCGIGAVAGLRSHLQWGLLAALLFVVVSYTVSTTVEGRRQAKDRLATSLVWVAFILAVVPLASLLIYTIQQGAGVVNGDFLTHSMRGVLSSGPGGGIYHALLGTLQQVGLATAMAAPVGLLTAVYLVEYGRGGLAKVVTFFVDVMTGIPSIVAGLFILSVWNLALGFAYSGFSGSLALAILMMPVIVRSTEEMLKLVPNELREASYALGVPKWKTILRVVLPTAIGGITTGVMLAVARITGETAPVMMLVFVSSSINSNPFVGPQMNLPVYIWQQYAQVNNQYGYARAWGAALVLIAFVMGLNLIARAIAWWRSPKGGR from the coding sequence ATGACCACCGCGACCTCTACGGCGGACCGCTCGCCGGTCTCCGCGCTCAACCACACCCTGACCGCCGCGCGCCTGCCCAAGTGGGCCCCGGCCGCGATCGCCGCGCTCGCCATCGTGCTGGGCTGCGGGATCGGCGCGGTCGCCGGACTGCGCAGCCACCTGCAGTGGGGCCTGCTCGCCGCGCTGCTCTTCGTGGTGGTCAGCTACACCGTCTCGACCACGGTGGAGGGCCGCCGGCAGGCCAAGGACCGGCTGGCGACCTCGCTGGTCTGGGTCGCCTTCATCCTGGCCGTGGTCCCGCTGGCCTCGCTGCTGATCTACACGATCCAGCAGGGTGCCGGCGTGGTGAACGGCGACTTCCTCACCCACTCGATGCGCGGCGTGCTCTCCTCGGGGCCCGGCGGCGGCATCTACCACGCACTGCTGGGCACCTTGCAGCAGGTCGGTCTGGCCACCGCGATGGCGGCCCCGGTCGGTCTGCTCACCGCCGTCTACCTGGTCGAGTACGGCCGTGGTGGGCTCGCCAAGGTGGTCACCTTCTTCGTCGACGTGATGACGGGCATCCCGTCCATCGTCGCCGGTCTGTTCATCCTCTCCGTCTGGAACCTCGCACTCGGGTTCGCCTACTCCGGCTTCTCGGGCAGCCTCGCGCTGGCCATCCTGATGATGCCGGTGATCGTGCGCTCCACCGAGGAGATGCTCAAGCTCGTTCCGAACGAGCTGCGCGAAGCCTCGTACGCGCTCGGCGTGCCCAAGTGGAAGACCATCCTGCGGGTTGTCCTGCCGACCGCGATCGGCGGTATCACCACCGGTGTGATGCTCGCGGTCGCCCGGATCACGGGCGAGACCGCACCGGTGATGATGCTGGTGTTCGTCTCGAGCTCGATCAACTCGAACCCCTTCGTGGGGCCGCAGATGAACCTGCCGGTCTACATCTGGCAGCAGTACGCACAGGTCAACAACCAGTACGGCTATGCCCGCGCCTGGGGCGCCGCGCTCGTGCTGATCGCCTTCGTGATGGGGCTCAACCTCATCGCCCGGGCGATCGCATGGTGGCGCTCGCCCAAGGGCGGACGCTGA
- the pstC gene encoding phosphate ABC transporter permease subunit PstC, which produces MTSSPPPDYTKSGPPASASPTQGDRPEDTSSQRPAPTQEPRTSSLKGNSRFGDGLFFGLSAGSGILLLVIMGAIAAFLVWRSGNAISKDQTNFLTTFGWDPDNLLKPSFGIAVLAFGTIASAAIAMLIAVPVAIGIALFISHYAPRRIAQPFAYLVDLLAAVPSIVYGLWGALYLVPHMAGLNSWLNEYLGWTYLFKVSHPGAPARNLFTVGILLAIMVLPIITAVSREVFRQVPRMHEEAALALGATRWEMIRTAVIPFGRPGIISASMLGLGRALGETIAVATVLSTSDVLSLHLLDAGGGTFAQNIALKYGEAGKVGTDALMASGLVLFVITLLVNGTARLIIARRKEYSGANA; this is translated from the coding sequence ATGACCTCCTCCCCACCTCCCGACTACACGAAGTCGGGACCACCCGCTTCCGCCTCCCCGACCCAGGGGGATCGGCCCGAGGACACCTCGTCCCAGCGGCCGGCGCCGACCCAGGAGCCCAGGACGAGCTCGCTGAAGGGCAACAGCCGCTTCGGTGACGGGCTCTTCTTCGGCCTGTCGGCCGGGTCCGGCATCCTGCTGCTGGTGATCATGGGGGCCATCGCGGCCTTCCTGGTCTGGCGCAGCGGGAACGCCATCAGCAAGGACCAGACGAACTTCCTCACCACCTTCGGGTGGGACCCGGACAACCTCCTGAAGCCCAGCTTCGGCATCGCCGTCCTGGCCTTCGGCACCATCGCCAGCGCCGCCATCGCGATGCTCATCGCGGTTCCGGTGGCGATCGGGATCGCGCTCTTCATCTCGCACTACGCGCCGCGCCGGATCGCCCAGCCGTTCGCCTACCTGGTCGACCTGCTGGCCGCCGTGCCCAGCATCGTCTACGGCCTGTGGGGCGCGCTCTACCTGGTGCCGCACATGGCGGGCCTGAACAGCTGGTTGAACGAGTACCTCGGCTGGACCTACCTCTTCAAGGTGAGCCACCCCGGGGCCCCGGCCCGCAACCTGTTCACCGTCGGCATCCTGCTGGCCATCATGGTCCTGCCGATCATCACCGCGGTCAGCCGCGAGGTGTTCCGCCAGGTGCCGCGGATGCACGAGGAGGCGGCGCTCGCGCTCGGCGCCACCCGCTGGGAGATGATCCGCACCGCGGTGATCCCGTTCGGGCGTCCGGGCATCATCTCGGCCTCGATGCTGGGCCTGGGCCGCGCGCTGGGCGAGACCATCGCGGTCGCCACCGTGCTCTCCACCAGCGACGTCCTCTCGCTGCACCTGCTGGACGCGGGCGGCGGCACCTTCGCGCAGAACATCGCGCTCAAATACGGTGAGGCCGGCAAGGTCGGCACGGACGCGCTGATGGCCTCCGGCCTGGTGCTGTTCGTGATCACCCTGCTGGTCAACGGCACGGCGCGGCTGATCATCGCCCGTCGCAAGGAGTACTCGGGGGCGAACGCATGA
- the pstS gene encoding phosphate ABC transporter substrate-binding protein PstS, which produces MKLQRNGRTKALAIGAVALVSSLSLAACGSDNNTTASSSTSGGSSASAAAISCASKQAPFLGAGSTAQTDAIDVWKTAYGDACSGSTLNYNGVGSGAGVQQFNQGKIAFAGSDAALKPADVASSKAVCPGGQGIDLPMVGGLVSIIYNVQGVSNLVLDAPTIAKIFNSEITNWNDPAIKALNPTATLPDLPIQAFHRSDDSGTTQNLTAYLAAASNNTWTYPVSKTWAGKGGQSASGSAGVSSQVKATAGSIGYAELSFAQSNNLNSALISTGASQPVAATAANAATTIATAKFVGTGNDLALSLDYATKTDNAYPIVLVTYEIVCDKGNQAATLDTVKSFLTYTISDAGQAAIGNKGFVPLPKVVTDKVKAVIPTIA; this is translated from the coding sequence GTGAAGCTCCAGCGGAACGGCCGCACCAAGGCCCTCGCGATCGGTGCCGTGGCGCTCGTCAGCTCGCTGTCGCTCGCGGCCTGCGGCTCCGACAACAACACCACCGCCAGCAGCTCCACCTCCGGTGGCAGCAGCGCGAGCGCGGCGGCGATCAGCTGCGCCTCGAAGCAGGCCCCGTTCCTGGGCGCCGGCTCCACCGCCCAGACGGACGCCATCGACGTCTGGAAGACCGCCTACGGTGACGCCTGCTCCGGAAGCACGCTGAACTACAACGGTGTCGGCTCCGGCGCCGGTGTCCAGCAGTTCAACCAGGGCAAGATCGCCTTCGCCGGCTCGGACGCCGCGCTGAAGCCCGCCGATGTCGCCTCCTCCAAGGCGGTCTGCCCCGGTGGCCAGGGCATCGACCTGCCGATGGTGGGCGGCCTCGTCTCGATCATCTACAACGTGCAGGGCGTGAGCAACCTCGTCCTGGACGCGCCGACCATCGCCAAGATCTTCAACTCGGAGATCACCAACTGGAACGACCCGGCGATCAAGGCGCTGAACCCGACCGCCACGCTGCCGGACCTGCCGATCCAGGCCTTCCACCGCTCGGACGACTCGGGCACCACGCAGAACCTGACCGCCTACCTGGCCGCCGCCTCCAACAACACCTGGACCTACCCGGTCAGCAAGACCTGGGCCGGCAAGGGTGGCCAGTCGGCCAGCGGCTCGGCCGGTGTCTCCTCGCAGGTCAAGGCCACGGCGGGCTCGATCGGCTACGCCGAGCTGTCCTTCGCGCAGTCCAACAACCTGAACAGCGCGCTGATCTCCACCGGTGCCAGCCAGCCGGTCGCGGCCACCGCCGCCAACGCCGCCACCACGATCGCCACCGCCAAGTTCGTCGGCACCGGCAACGACCTCGCGCTGAGCCTGGACTACGCGACCAAGACCGACAACGCGTACCCGATCGTGCTGGTCACCTACGAGATCGTCTGCGACAAGGGCAACCAGGCCGCGACCCTCGACACCGTGAAGTCGTTCCTGACCTACACCATCAGCGACGCCGGCCAGGCCGCCATCGGCAACAAGGGCTTCGTCCCGCTGCCCAAGGTCGTGACCGACAAGGTGAAGGCCGTCATCCCGACCATCGCCTGA
- a CDS encoding NUDIX hydrolase, translated as MGERLSAEQQTDPRQTGPRSGEPRMAAAAAGPAGPLARRQAREAKRQGRWTGAGHAAGRDAAAAREADGSGGRMGTVLAAGAVLWLPGGPRRDGSGERKPRIALIHRPKYDDWSLPKGKLRAGETPWQAALREVEEETGLVCRLLAPLPAQHYLAQGRPKEVRYWAAVPVRGEFRPNREVDRMKWLKPGKARAKLTHDRDRELIDALLEQFGRLERLAG; from the coding sequence ATGGGCGAGCGCCTGAGCGCTGAGCAGCAGACCGATCCCCGGCAGACCGGTCCCCGGTCCGGGGAGCCCCGGATGGCCGCGGCGGCGGCCGGCCCGGCCGGCCCGCTGGCCCGCAGGCAGGCGCGGGAAGCGAAGCGGCAGGGGCGGTGGACGGGTGCGGGGCACGCGGCGGGTCGCGATGCCGCGGCGGCGCGCGAAGCGGACGGGTCGGGGGGCCGGATGGGTACGGTGCTGGCGGCCGGTGCGGTGCTGTGGCTGCCGGGCGGCCCGCGGCGCGACGGCTCGGGGGAGCGCAAGCCGCGGATCGCGCTGATCCACCGCCCCAAGTACGACGACTGGAGCCTGCCCAAGGGCAAGCTGCGGGCCGGTGAGACGCCGTGGCAGGCGGCGCTGCGGGAGGTTGAGGAGGAGACCGGACTGGTCTGCCGGCTGCTCGCGCCGCTGCCCGCGCAGCACTACCTGGCGCAGGGCCGGCCCAAGGAGGTGCGGTACTGGGCGGCGGTGCCGGTGCGCGGTGAGTTCCGGCCCAACCGCGAGGTGGACCGGATGAAGTGGCTGAAGCCCGGCAAGGCGCGGGCGAAGCTCACCCATGACCGGGACCGGGAGCTGATCGACGCGTTGCTGGAGCAGTTCGGGCGGTTGGAGCGGCTGGCGGGGTGA
- a CDS encoding CHAD domain-containing protein: MTDAPMTAPAATATAGEVLSRYLTEQAGRFLRALPQAVGEAGARPGTLPSVNSPGGTAGTGELLRSVRRLGGALHTFGALFEPEWAEESRTELRWLLGLLAQEPAYLRRSLRLLGALDTLSATGQGGEGLGPGMLAGHQGAPKARALLDRQLTLARTRAHSSVLQELRSSRLHALADRMTLLVGESPLVAMAAGRAGELLPARAAEAFEALGQAVRALPLHRAATAYQGDALHRLGSAGGTDAAVAVPPQGRPAAGDADGALAADDAPWQRTRILLKRARYASQVCGRPGLELDVLDQVLDRHQEAADAAVTVATAARTPRITPATAYVLGVVHADQRLEVEAARYAFGLQWPTLPHHGWHEWASA; the protein is encoded by the coding sequence ATGACTGACGCGCCCATGACGGCCCCGGCGGCCACCGCGACCGCCGGCGAGGTCCTTTCGCGGTATCTCACCGAACAGGCAGGCCGATTCCTGCGTGCCCTGCCGCAGGCCGTGGGGGAGGCCGGGGCCCGCCCCGGCACGCTGCCCTCGGTGAATTCGCCGGGCGGCACCGCCGGGACGGGAGAGCTGCTGCGGTCGGTGCGGCGGCTCGGCGGCGCGCTGCACACCTTCGGCGCGCTCTTCGAGCCCGAGTGGGCCGAGGAGTCGCGCACCGAGCTGCGCTGGCTGCTGGGCCTGCTCGCGCAGGAGCCCGCCTACCTGCGCAGATCGCTCCGGCTGCTGGGGGCGTTGGACACCCTCAGCGCCACCGGGCAGGGCGGCGAGGGGCTCGGACCCGGAATGCTGGCCGGGCACCAGGGGGCCCCGAAGGCACGGGCGCTGCTGGACCGGCAGCTGACGCTGGCCAGGACCCGGGCGCACAGCTCGGTGCTGCAGGAGCTGCGCTCCTCGCGGCTGCACGCGCTGGCGGACCGGATGACGCTGCTGGTGGGGGAGTCGCCGCTGGTGGCGATGGCGGCCGGCCGGGCCGGCGAGCTGCTGCCGGCCCGCGCGGCGGAGGCGTTCGAGGCGCTGGGGCAGGCGGTCCGGGCGCTGCCGCTGCACCGGGCGGCCACCGCCTACCAGGGCGACGCGCTGCACCGGCTGGGCAGTGCGGGGGGTACCGACGCGGCGGTGGCTGTCCCACCCCAGGGACGGCCGGCGGCGGGGGACGCGGACGGGGCGCTGGCGGCGGACGACGCGCCGTGGCAGCGCACGCGGATCCTGCTGAAGCGGGCCAGGTACGCCTCGCAGGTGTGCGGGCGGCCCGGGCTCGAGCTGGACGTGCTGGACCAGGTGCTGGACCGGCACCAGGAGGCGGCGGACGCGGCGGTGACGGTGGCCACGGCGGCGCGCACGCCGCGGATCACCCCTGCCACGGCGTACGTGCTCGGGGTGGTGCATGCTGATCAGCGTCTGGAGGTCGAGGCGGCCAGGTACGCCTTCGGTCTGCAGTGGCCGACCCTCCCGCACCACGGATGGCATGAATGGGCGAGCGCCTGA